GCCTTTTCGATACTAGGGGTGGAAACAAAAGTGGTTCCAAACACAGTCACAGTTGAAGAGATTAGAAGCCTTTCACCGGATGCCATCGTAGTATCTCCAGGTCCCGGGAGACCTGACAATTCCAGGGATATAGGCAATTGTCTTGAAGTTATCCGGGAATTTGCACCGAAAGTTCCGATTTTGGGCGTTTGTCTCGGACATCAGGCAATCAATGAAACATTTGGAGGCCACACTTCCAGAGCACAATGTGGTCCCATCCACGGAAAAACATCCGAAGTTTACCATAAAGAGTCTGCATTATTTGACGGTGTCCCAAGCCCTTTTACAGGTGGAAGGTATCACTCCCTTGCAATTTCTGCGCTTGCTCCCCCTCTGGAAGTCATTGCAGAAACTCCTGATGGTACAATCATGGCTGTGAAACACAAGGATTACCTTACATTTGGTGTCCAGTTTCATCCGGAATCGGTTCTCATGGAAGAAGGCCTGAAAATCATCGAAAATTTCATATCAATTGCCCAATCCGGGCACAACCCTTAAAGGTCTGATTGATTTATTTCCAGAATATGTTTATTGCTCTTACAGGCACTCCCGGTACCGGCAAGACGTCAGTTACTGATGTTCTTGAAAATAGCTATGGTTACCGGGTGATCCATCTAAACGATGTCATAAAGAGCGAACGTCTTTTTGAAGAAGTGGATGAAGACAGGGATTGCGTACTTGCGGAGATGGATATGATAGCCAACTATCTGGAAGGGCAGTCTTCAGACAAGGATATTATAATAGTAGATAGCCATCTGTCGCATCATTTCGCACAGCAATGCATTGTCTTAAGAACAGCACCTTCTGATCTAAGAACACGTCTGCTTTCCCGTGGCTATAGAGATCGTAAAGTCGAAGAGAACGTGGAAGCCGAATGTCTTGATGTCATTCTGGTTGAAGCGGTTGAGATGTGCGAAGATGTCTTTGAGGTAGAAACTACGGGGAGACATTCAACTGATGTAGCAAAGGATATTCACGGGATTGTAACTGCAATTTCTTCAGGTTCTTCTCCTGATTCAAGGTTTTCTCCGGGATCCTTCAACTGGATTGAGGAGATCCTCTGAAAAATCCTATGTTATCCTTATGGATCACATGCATAATTCAAAAAGTACTCTTTATATCCAGTAATTCTCTATCAAGGGATTGGGGCTTACAAGAGGTTTAACCCGCATTTCGAAGTCGGATATAGCGGATACAATCCGGCTTCGGTGGATTCCAGATATCTAAAAAAGCTGAAAAGTCTCTTTTATGCATCGCTGCGTGAAATATTTCGCAGGCGTTCAACACCGTCAATTTCGTCAATAACATCAACAACAGGGCCGGGAACAAGTTTTCTCCAGTCTTCTCCCTCAAGCATCAGCTTGCGAATTTCTGTTCCTGAATATTTCTGGCGGTGGAACATTGGTGGAGTTCGTGTTTCTATTCCAGCTTCTTCGAATAGCTGGAGTATAAGGGGATTGTTAGAATAAACCACATCAAAAGGTGGTGTTCTGGAAGTAACATATGATACCCAGACAGAGTTCTGCTGGATATCATCGATTGGAACTGCATAATGAAGTATATCCGTATCCTCGAGGGAGTGCCGAATCATCATTATGCGTTCGCCAGCGGTAAAAGGATCGGCAACTTCATGGCTTCTTTGGGCGCTTCCTATTCCGATAATAAGCTCATCAAATTCTTTTTCTATATTATTGATGACGGAATAGTGGCCGTTGTGAAACGGTTGGAATCGCCCGATATAGAAAGCCCTTTTTAGTTGCATAGTCTCATCTGATGCCGCATTCGTCAAAGGAGAATTTTTCACAGACTTCAAGATAGTGTTCGGAGTTATTGCCGTGTTTCATGCCGGCAAGTTTTGCAATGAGATCCATTCCAGGTTTTGGATCCTCCATGATCTCAAGCTCGTCCTTAACCATATTGAAGTATTTTTCTCCAACTTCAGTACGTATCAACACACTGTTCCAGCCGTCGGGAGTACCAACAGATCCAAGGGATATGTCTGCGGAAACAGCTGTGTAGTCACAGCAGTGGTGACAGGGGTTCCTTGCATGTGGAGCCACTTCTGCGATTTTCACATTGTGCTCTTCACCGTCTTTGGTGTATGCCCAGAATTTACCCTTTCCGAAGTCGAACTTCACTACATCTTCTGCCTTAAGGCCCATAATTTCCGGAATAATTTTCTCGGTGAATGTGTCATGGTAGAAACTTTCCATGCAAAGCAGGCCAAGGTTTAGGACAATTTTATCATTGACGTTTTCTGAAATCAGGCGTGCGCCATGTGCCTGGCAGGGTACTCCTACAACTGCTATCCTGTCGTATTCTTTAAATGGACCACTGAGCATTGAAAGTACGGAATCATATGTGTATTTGGTTCCTTTTGCTCTCAGGAAATCATCACCTTTGGTGAATACTTCAACTTCAGTTTCCCATTTCTCATTTCGGCTAATGGATGCCACACAGTCAATTTCGCCTTTGTTGAACAACGAACGGACGATTGCAGCAGTAACTCCACCATCCTGTCCTTCTACGTCACTTTTTGCTCCGAAGAAACTCCTCACATTTGCAAACTCGTCTTCAACATACCCGTCAATGACGGGGCAGAGACGACCGCATGTAAGACATCCTTCGCAGACATTTGGAGCTGCACCATATTCGAAAAGTTCCAGATTATCCGGGTCACGGATTTCCGCCTTTTTGCCCATGGTGATGGCCCCGGCAGGGCATGATGAAACACATGCCCCACAGGCGGTGCAGACGTCGAATTCAATGACTTCTGCAATTTTTGGATGAACCATCAGTTTCCTCCGATGATTTCCTTTCCAATGAGTTTAATTGCTTTTTCTTTGTTAGGTCCGATTGGTGATCCTGCAACTACCTGAGTGACGCCGATGGCCATCAGCTCATCGATCCTTGCTTTACAATCTTCAGGAGTTCCGCAGATTGAGAATGCATTGATCATGTCATCGGTAACAAGGTCGCCCATAAGTGCTCCGAAATCGCCTTTTGCAATTGCAGCTCCAATGTCTGCTTTTGCTGCAACATCAATGCCATGGCGTTCAAGAACCATGTCTGGTGAGCCTGCAACGATGAATGCAACAACGATTTTTGCTGCGCTCTTAGCTTTTGCCGCGTCTTTGTCAATGGAGAAGCAAGCATATGCTGCGACATCAATGTCTTTCGGATCCCTGCCAGCTTTCTTTGCACCTGCTGCAATCTTTTCAACAGCTACTTCAAAGTCCTTGGGGTGGGATGCGTTGATGAGTACGCCATCTGCAACTTCGCCTGCGAGCTCAAGCATTTTTGGACCCTGTGCACCCATGTAGATTGGGACGTCACCGGTCTTGAATGCCATCTTAGCACCGCCGAATTTGATCATGTCGCCATCCATTTCGACTTTCTTACCTTCAAAGAAGCCTTTGAGTGCTTCAATTGTTTCCTTGGTTGTGGAAAGTGGTTTGTCCCAGGAAATTCCCATTGCATCAAAAGTAGCTTTGTCTCCAGGGCCAATTCCTAAGATTGCACGGCCACCGGAAATCTCGTTTACAGCGCCGATGCTTGATGCTGTGATAGCTGCAT
The DNA window shown above is from Methanohalophilus levihalophilus and carries:
- the mer gene encoding 5,10-methylenetetrahydromethanopterin reductase, with translation MTFGIEFVPSDPVLKIAHYAKLAEQQGFDNVWITDHYNNRDVYTTLAFLAMNTNTIKLGTGVTNPYTRNAAITASSIGAVNEISGGRAILGIGPGDKATFDAMGISWDKPLSTTKETIEALKGFFEGKKVEMDGDMIKFGGAKMAFKTGDVPIYMGAQGPKMLELAGEVADGVLINASHPKDFEVAVEKIAAGAKKAGRDPKDIDVAAYACFSIDKDAAKAKSAAKIVVAFIVAGSPDMVLERHGIDVAAKADIGAAIAKGDFGALMGDLVTDDMINAFSICGTPEDCKARIDELMAIGVTQVVAGSPIGPNKEKAIKLIGKEIIGGN
- a CDS encoding anthranilate synthase component II, which translates into the protein MGINVVFIDNRDSFVWNLVDAFSILGVETKVVPNTVTVEEIRSLSPDAIVVSPGPGRPDNSRDIGNCLEVIREFAPKVPILGVCLGHQAINETFGGHTSRAQCGPIHGKTSEVYHKESALFDGVPSPFTGGRYHSLAISALAPPLEVIAETPDGTIMAVKHKDYLTFGVQFHPESVLMEEGLKIIENFISIAQSGHNP
- the fpoF gene encoding F420H2 dehydrogenase subunit FpoF translates to MVHPKIAEVIEFDVCTACGACVSSCPAGAITMGKKAEIRDPDNLELFEYGAAPNVCEGCLTCGRLCPVIDGYVEDEFANVRSFFGAKSDVEGQDGGVTAAIVRSLFNKGEIDCVASISRNEKWETEVEVFTKGDDFLRAKGTKYTYDSVLSMLSGPFKEYDRIAVVGVPCQAHGARLISENVNDKIVLNLGLLCMESFYHDTFTEKIIPEIMGLKAEDVVKFDFGKGKFWAYTKDGEEHNVKIAEVAPHARNPCHHCCDYTAVSADISLGSVGTPDGWNSVLIRTEVGEKYFNMVKDELEIMEDPKPGMDLIAKLAGMKHGNNSEHYLEVCEKFSFDECGIR
- a CDS encoding nicotinamide-nucleotide adenylyltransferase, with the translated sequence MQLKRAFYIGRFQPFHNGHYSVINNIEKEFDELIIGIGSAQRSHEVADPFTAGERIMMIRHSLEDTDILHYAVPIDDIQQNSVWVSYVTSRTPPFDVVYSNNPLILQLFEEAGIETRTPPMFHRQKYSGTEIRKLMLEGEDWRKLVPGPVVDVIDEIDGVERLRNISRSDA
- a CDS encoding adenylate kinase family protein translates to MFIALTGTPGTGKTSVTDVLENSYGYRVIHLNDVIKSERLFEEVDEDRDCVLAEMDMIANYLEGQSSDKDIIIVDSHLSHHFAQQCIVLRTAPSDLRTRLLSRGYRDRKVEENVEAECLDVILVEAVEMCEDVFEVETTGRHSTDVAKDIHGIVTAISSGSSPDSRFSPGSFNWIEEIL